In Panicum virgatum strain AP13 chromosome 5K, P.virgatum_v5, whole genome shotgun sequence, the genomic window TTGTTTAAATCTTGGTCTGCCCGCAGCAAACCAATCGCCGACTCAGCCTCTTTCATGACGCCCTAAAAGTTATATTGCAAGCAACAACAAGACATTCATAAACATCATGTGATTAATACTGAAGATTAAGTAGCTAGGTCACAGATTGTTTTGGACTTTTGGTAGAGTCAAGGCATGTACCAtcatggcagcggcggcaggaACATAATCTTTGCAGGTCATAAGGATCAAGGCACACCGCCGGAGAGAATTGCTTAAACTGAAGGACATGATGGAATCCCCAGAAATAATGCACTGGCGCATCAGCTCAGCCTCTTTGGTGATACACTTGAAATTAAACATGGTTTGCAATCAGCACAAGAGGAGTCAATTTACCAAACATTATTGATCATTCCAATTAAGGTGGGGTTTGCTTGGCATGTTAAAGGTAGGGATAGGGATGCAAACATACCTTAAGAGCAATAGCAGCGGCAGGAAATTCAGATCCCTGAATTTGagccatttcatgagcgcgctTGGTAATGTTGTCACTCACCAATTGGACCTCCGTCTCATCATCATCAATAGTGAAGGATTCAGCACGGCATTCCCACACATGTTTAAGACTATTCTCCATCTTAATACACTTGAAAACAAATGATTTCACAAATGTTGTGAGCATATATAAACTAATCAGATAATGAAGCTAGGGAACTTAGAAGCTAAACAGGATAACAAGGTGCCAGGCAGGAAGCTACCGAGACAGCCAGAGCTGCTAGCATTCCATTCCCGTGATCATCTCCATCGAGACCATCGGCACCAGCAGCATTGGCTTCAATTTGATGATTGCGGATGTAATAATGCCGGAGGTACATCTTGGATAGCAACAAAGGAGTAACCATATCGTGTGAAAGTAAGGAATCCCATCCCCAAGCTCTCTCGaaaaaatctgcgtaccacacacacacaaacagcGAACGATCGCAAAGTTATATATTGAAGAAAATAGACATGGCACGGGGGAAGTTAGGCTTACATCAGTAGTGTTAGCGTGTAGTGGTGGACAGTCAACAACTCCAATTTACTCCAAATTTTAGTTCCAGTGGAGGAGGACGGAGGAGCACACAAAGGCAGGCATGCAgcaaattaaaatttattttttaaaaaatacctGGATAATCGACTAACTcaatcggtggcggcggcgggatgcaACCGTTCCTCCTCATCATTTCCCCACGTTCAGCACAAGCGGTCAACATCCTACTATTTAATCTTCGCAGTGCGCCCTTACTAGCTCTGAAGATTTCCATCCCTTCTTCCCTCCGTGTGTTTGGATCTGCACAACTCTGACCTAGGAAGGCGGGCATCAGTCGCGAGGAGGTGGAGGGCAATGGGAGGAGCGCGCGCGGGTGGCCCGTGGCCAGCTCGAGTGGAGGAGCAGCACGCGTCGGGGCGAGCTCGGGCtgaggggcggcgcggtgagTGGAGCTCGGCTCGCGGCGGCCACCTCGACCAGAGGAGGGATGAGTGACGGGGGTAGCTTGGCCCGTGGTGGCCGGCAAGCACGGAGGAGCGTCGCGGCGGGGCTAGCTCGTCCCGCGGCGGCCGGTTTGGGCGGAACAGCAGCACGGAGCGGAGCGCACGGCGGCGTTGCTTGGCGTGAGGAAGGAGCTGTCTGCGCTCTTGTTGGGCCAAGGCCCAGCGTAAGGAGAGGTGTCAAGTGCGTGGGAGCTGGCCAACGTTGGATACTCGGGGCGTGTT contains:
- the LOC120708256 gene encoding uncharacterized protein LOC120708256 isoform X1 — its product is MPAFLGQSCADPNTRREEGMEIFRASKGALRRLNSRMLTACAERGEMMRRNGCIPPPPPIELVDYPDFFERAWGWDSLLSHDMVTPLLLSKMYLRHYYIRNHQIEANAAGADGLDGDDHGNGMLAALAVSCIKMENSLKHVWECRAESFTIDDDETEVQLVSDNITKRAHEMAQIQGSEFPAAAIALKCITKEAELMRQCIISGDSIMSFSLSNSLRRCALILMTCKDYVPAAAAMMGVMKEAESAIGLLRADQDLNNAKIACTDFVRHRTLLIMFELCDECSAVAQPTVYDLLTYYSSHCTHISRLS
- the LOC120708256 gene encoding uncharacterized protein LOC120708256 isoform X2, producing MVTPLLLSKMYLRHYYIRNHQIEANAAGADGLDGDDHGNGMLAALAVSCIKMENSLKHVWECRAESFTIDDDETEVQLVSDNITKRAHEMAQIQGSEFPAAAIALKCITKEAELMRQCIISGDSIMSFSLSNSLRRCALILMTCKDYVPAAAAMMGVMKEAESAIGLLRADQDLNNAKIACTDFVRHRTLLIMFELCDECSAVAQPTVYDLLTYYSSHCTHISRLS